The following coding sequences are from one Mugil cephalus isolate CIBA_MC_2020 chromosome 9, CIBA_Mcephalus_1.1, whole genome shotgun sequence window:
- the scn3b gene encoding sodium channel subunit beta-3 isoform X2 — protein sequence MRTQYRVHLPTLVLLVFLVPPSRPVCVDVPSDTEAVLGTSMKLTCISCMKREEVKAKTYVNWYYIAQKEEDDKLEKTHIYKYEDNVAEEVDGPFKGRLTWNGSQDLQEMSIRIKNVTFNDSGLYECHVRRDFEFGFFSPSFSIIKNITLNVKKKATADPTAIYSEIMMYVLLVFLTFWLLVEMVYCYRKISKSDEQAQDTAY from the exons ATGAGAACTCAATACAGAGTTCATCTTCCCACTTTGGTACTTTTGGTTTTTCTCG TCCCCCCGAGCAGGCCGGTATGTGTCGATGTCCCGTCGGACACAGAGGCCGTGCTGGGGACATCCATGAAGTTGACCTGCATCTCCTGCAtgaagagggaggaggtcaAAGCAAAGACATATGTGAATTGGTACTACATTGCACAAAAAGAGGAAGACGACAaactggagaaaacccat ATATACAAATATGAGGATAATGTTGCAGAAGAAGTGGATGGACCTTTTAAAGGCCGTCTGACCTGGAATGGGAGCCAAGACTTGCAAGAAATGTCCATTCGAATCAAAAACGTCACCTTTAACGACAGCGGTCTCTATGAGTGCCACGTTCGTCGTGACTTCGAGTTTGGCTTCTTCAGTCCCTCGTTCTCCATTATCAAGAACATCACTCTGAATGTGAAGAAGAAAG CCACTGCAGACCCCACGGCAATCTACTCCGAGATCATGATGTATGTGCTGCTCGTGTTCTTGACCTTCTGGCTGCTGGTAGAAATGGTCTACTGCTACAGGAAGATCTCAAAGTCTGATGAGCAGGCACAGGACACGGC GTATTGA
- the scn3b gene encoding sodium channel subunit beta-3 isoform X1: MRTQYRVHLPTLVLLVFLVPPSRPVCVDVPSDTEAVLGTSMKLTCISCMKREEVKAKTYVNWYYIAQKEEDDKLEKTHIYKYEDNVAEEVDGPFKGRLTWNGSQDLQEMSIRIKNVTFNDSGLYECHVRRDFEFGFFSPSFSIIKNITLNVKKKATADPTAIYSEIMMYVLLVFLTFWLLVEMVYCYRKISKSDEQAQDTATNYLAIPSEQKDNPAAPVTE, from the exons ATGAGAACTCAATACAGAGTTCATCTTCCCACTTTGGTACTTTTGGTTTTTCTCG TCCCCCCGAGCAGGCCGGTATGTGTCGATGTCCCGTCGGACACAGAGGCCGTGCTGGGGACATCCATGAAGTTGACCTGCATCTCCTGCAtgaagagggaggaggtcaAAGCAAAGACATATGTGAATTGGTACTACATTGCACAAAAAGAGGAAGACGACAaactggagaaaacccat ATATACAAATATGAGGATAATGTTGCAGAAGAAGTGGATGGACCTTTTAAAGGCCGTCTGACCTGGAATGGGAGCCAAGACTTGCAAGAAATGTCCATTCGAATCAAAAACGTCACCTTTAACGACAGCGGTCTCTATGAGTGCCACGTTCGTCGTGACTTCGAGTTTGGCTTCTTCAGTCCCTCGTTCTCCATTATCAAGAACATCACTCTGAATGTGAAGAAGAAAG CCACTGCAGACCCCACGGCAATCTACTCCGAGATCATGATGTATGTGCTGCTCGTGTTCTTGACCTTCTGGCTGCTGGTAGAAATGGTCTACTGCTACAGGAAGATCTCAAAGTCTGATGAGCAGGCACAGGACACGGC GACAAACTACCTAGCCATTCCTTCTGAGCAGAAAGACAATCCAGCAGCTCCTGTTACCGAATAA